From the Aerococcus viridans genome, the window TAATGATAATGACAGCGCAAATAAAACAAGTATCATTTCCAGAAGAGTAAATCCCGACTTCTTTTTATGTTTTTTCATCAAAATCTACTCCTCTTAAAATGATGACGTTAATAATTCCTAAGGGGTAACAGTTTGTGTTGGAATAGCATTATATTTTTTTAATTGATCATTGGTGATATAACCTTCGTTTGCTAGTACTTCCGCCGTGACACTTTCTTCATCATGTTCTAGTAAATATAATTCCATCTGCGTTTCAACCGTTTCAACTAAAGCAGCGTTAGTTTTAGACTCTACATTTTTTGTTTGCTCGGACATGTTTGGTATAATTAGCAGTAACAAGGCTGCCACAATAAATAAGACCAGAACCATTTCTATAAGCGTAAAACCTTCTTTTCTACGACACTTTTGAATGAACTTAACCAACATTTCTTTCATGATAATTCCCCCTTAGATTGTTTCTAGCATCGTTAACATTGGTAACATTAAAATTAAGTAGACCATGACCACACAGATTGCGACACTCAAAAACAAAATGGATTGGGCTATTTTTATCTGTTGGTCAATCGTTTGATACAAAAGTCTTAGAACCCTCTGACTATATAACCTTGTCTTAATCGCCAATTGATTTAACAATTCTCCCTGAATAACTATTGCTGGAAATTCACGGGTGAACACATCGGCAGCTGTTAAACTATCTGCAAATGACACTCCTTGA encodes:
- the comGC gene encoding competence type IV pilus major pilin ComGC, which translates into the protein MKEMLVKFIQKCRRKEGFTLIEMVLVLFIVAALLLLIIPNMSEQTKNVESKTNAALVETVETQMELYLLEHDEESVTAEVLANEGYITNDQLKKYNAIPTQTVTP